The Mus pahari chromosome 2, PAHARI_EIJ_v1.1, whole genome shotgun sequence genomic interval CATCCTAGTGTCCCTCGAGTACTCTGGTGCTCTTCGGTGTGACAGGTGCTTCCTGGTGTGCTAGAAATGCAAGCCAAGTGGATTCAGGTCCTGAGTGGTCATGCAACCAGACCCAATTCACCTGTGAAAAGCAGGGCATGTGGCTAAGGGGATGGAATGTCAAGTGGGCATCACAGGTGACTCATCAGAGGCCTAtcgatggtgtgtgtgtgtgtgtgtgtgtgtgtgtgtgtgtgtgttggggggttgTCTTATATCCTCTGTATTTTTGGATAACAGCCCTTCTGACCATTTCCAACTTTTTGGAGTTTCATAGCCCTCGTGCAGAGCACGTTTCCATACCAGAATCTAGTCACGGATAGGGAATTTGGGGTATgaagacaattatttttaaagcgGAGTCGAGACTAGGAGAGAGGCCTTAGCCAGGGAAATTTGCTCAATAAGAGCTTTTCCTACCTCACTCCTCAGTGACAGTTCGCCTCAACCAGATGACTACATTTCCCAGCGGGCGCTGAGCATCTCCAGGCACAGGCTGGCGGGCTCGGGGCTCGCCTCCGCCCAGCGAGCCAATAGGAATGCTCGGCTTGGGCCTCTGTCCGACTAGGAGCACGAGGGAACGGGGGCCTTAAAACTACATTTCCCGACAGGCTGGTACACGAGCACTGACCAATCAGAGCCAGGCATTTTGAGGCTCGGGGAGGAGCCGACTTGGTCAGACACGCTCATTGGCTAGGCAACGCTTAACAGAGCCGGAACCCGGGAGCGAGCGAAACGCAAtgacatttcctctttaaataacCGGAGCCGGGGGCCCCTTGGAGTAATGGCCGCGTCGGCAGGTGGGTGGCGTGGTGCGGCCGCCGGCAGGGtcggaggaaggaagcaggagcgCGGGCGCCGGCCACAACCTGAAGCGGCGGCCTTAAAgcgggagggaaggatggagaggcgGCGGGCGCGGAGGCGAGGATGAATGGGGAGGAGGGCGGTGGGCGGCGCGCCCGCGAAGATGGGGCGTCTGGGTACCGGCCGCCCGCGAGGCGGTTGAGGGGTGCCCTGGCAATCGCCCACGATCGCGCTGCCCTCGGGAGGCTCCCGTCCCGCGCTCGGCCCGGAGCGGAGTCCCCGCGCACCGCCGCCGGCTCGGCCGGCTCGGCTGGCTCGCCTCGCATGCTCCCTCCGCAAGCGCGGCGGTCCGGGCTCGCCGGGCTCCCGAGGAGCGCGCCGGCCTGGGAACTTGTTCGCCCTTGTTGAGCTCTCGGCTCCCAGAGCCTGTGTCGGCGGTCCTGTGCCCACACTCGGGCGTTTGTTTACGGGGTAGGGGGGGGAAAACCCACGATGCCGTAAACTGGCTTCGAACTTCTTGTGGTTGTACGATTTTTCTCCTAGATTTAAGTAAGTCTTCCCCAACACCGAATGGGATTCCATCTTCAGACACAGCCAACGATACCATGGATCCTTTTCATGCTTGCAGTATTCTTAAGCAACTCAAAACAATGTACGATGAAGGACAGTTGACAGACATTGTAGTGGAAGTGGATCACGGGAAAACATTTTCCTGTCATAGAAACGTTCTTGCTGCAATCAGCCCCTACTTCAGGTATGACGACGGTAGAAACTTATATTACTATCCGTACCAGACTCCCTTTCATCCCCAGTATTACCCACTTGGTTGTGGTACTGAGTTGGGACACATACATAAAGGCAAGCCAGGTGTTTATTTACTGAGAGTAGGTAACAGGTCTTGCTTGTCTTATTAATGAGCCCTTGTTTTGAGGTGGGGTTCTAGAGTTCAGAGAGTTGGATTTTAAGTTAGTGGACCTGTGAGGTGTTCACAATATGTATGCTGCCAGCCACATGTGAAAAACATAATGCTTTAAAACTAAATTCAGTAACTCGGCTACACTAAAACATGTCACATGCACAGACAGCTACGTGTGGCTGCTGTACTGGGCAACGTGGATATACAGTGTTTCAATCAATCATTGGAATGATctagaattttaaatgtttgtgatGTGTTCCCCCCCCCGCTTTAGTTTTTTAGTACATATAACTTTTTTTCAAGAGTTTAAAACATAGGAACTTGCTCCTTTACAAGTAAACTAGGACTTTAAGATTGTTTTAATGCCGTGGAGTTTTGTAAAAAAGTAGTGAAATAAAGGTTATGTCTTACTTTCCAAGATTCCCAGAAATAGTTCATGCTTTCTAAACTCTTTTTGTCCCTTTTACCCTAAAATATTGAAAAGTGAAAGTTTTGTTTAAACTCAGGTCTAAAAACTAAGTTTTTATTCTAAGAACAAATGATTGGAATCGGTTTTGTCTCAGGTACTCCCTTCTAAAAGCTCTTCAGCATATGGAAGTGGTTCGAGAATGATAGGAAGACTATCTTGTCAGCCACACTCTTGCTCTATCTTTTGAGGTGATTATAAGGTGCTTATCCATCCCACTGTAATGTTGCATTCATTAGTTTCTGGTCCCTCTTTCTCAGAATGCTGGGTCAAATACAGTTATATCAGTTCTGATACATAAAACCGTTTAGATTTGCCTTGGGTAGGTCATTGAACCAAGTATCAATTATTACAGGATAGaaagctggaaagaaaaaaagatgaaaatatccaGAACACAGGTTTGGCCTGGCATTGGAAGCCACTGCTGCtagtcatgtgtgtgtttgaatatatgGCACACTTGCTCCTTGCCAAGCTCTGGATGAAGCTTATTTGATATGTATTGTCTTCTATAATCCTAATAATCTTGTCTTTATACAGTTATGTCCATTTGTATATGGAAAGATCCAGATGAGTGATATCTAAGTCATTCAAATGGCAGAACtagattttattctaaaattagaCTTCTTATTGTGTGACACAACAAAATGGATCAAGTGGGTCTccaagtttctgtttgtttttttttttaaataaaactatattcTCTTtgaatagtaaaaaaataaattgaaacttCAGAGTAAAAATTTTTTCATTGAAACCTTATTCTCTAGAGGATACCATAAATGTCATGGATAATTAAAATTAGATTTGAATGCctacataaaagaaatatagttacagtagattttattttctagtaagttaaaaaaaatgctttgaaataCCATTCACATAAAGATGTTGCTAGAGACCTAAAAaacttaagtttttgttttttgcacaAAAGTTTCTTGGCTCCCCTGATGTGGGAATTGCAGAAATCATACTTAATAATTTCCAAGCCGTACTGCAGGTGAAAGAATCAGAACAGCTGGAAATAATCCCAATGACTTGTTAAAAGTAGAATTGAAAGTTTTTGCTACTTGGGGTTTTGTACAAGGAAGTTCTGTTCGCAATGTATTGAGTACATGAAGAACCTATTAGGTATCAGACCACTTCCTAGCCTGTTGATGGCAGGCGTGGCTCCTGTGATAAACGGATATGCGATGTTGTTCTCTCTCGGGAGTCAGTCTGTACCTAGTGAAGGgctgtagttttctttttaattgatagCTATGCAGGTGAATCATTCAACCCCTGAATTTAAAAGCAGCTTAAACATAGGAACATTTGATTTTTCAGTCAAGTGATAATATTAAacctaaaatttatattattgaaGTAAAAAGATACATAGTCTGTACTCCAAGTTGGGCCCTTATATCTTCAAGGTTCCTCATACTACATATTAAAATTCCATGTAttgtgggctggaaagatgactccgtggttaagagcacttaactgcTCTTACAGATGACCCAAATTTAGTTCTTAACACCCATATCAAGCCACCCACAACCACAAGTGCAACTGCACAACCTGCAACCAGGAGACCTAATGCCCTTTTCTAAACTCTGCAGGCATCTACACTCACATGTGAACAGtcctccacacccaccccacacccacatacatgtacatacataataaaatcttaaggaaaaagaaaaaaaagcccccATGTGTTTGGTGGGGCCTTCAAAGGTGTCTGCCCATTTTCCCATTTAGGATACTTTTCACAGTATAACAACAAGTGCAAAGTGTCTAGATCACAGTTACTTTTATCCCAGATAAACACCAGTTCAGTTATCTAGTAAGCACCCCAGATGTTttccagaaagaataaaaacacgtATCTTTTCTCATAGGACTTTAGGAAGACAAGATGTTGTAAAGAGTTTCCTAGAATAGTTGGATATGggagtgcatgcctttaatcccagcacgcaggggAGCCAGAATCAGGGgcatctctgaatttgaggccagcctcgtctacatagtTAGTTTCAGGACAATCAGTGCTGTAtgaaaagaccttgtctcaaaatagcaacaacaaaagtttCTTTTGAATGAAACCTTATGGAAAGGTAATGGTGTTTACAAGTAAGTAATACTTAAAAGTCCAAGTATTTTATCTGTGTTTGggaaagaagatttaaaaatatactcatttaaaacaagaacaaaaaccaaactgtCTTAACTAAAGTGTATGTCTAGACTATTCTAGAATTTACTGTTGCTCAGGATGCTATGAATTTATGACTGCCCTCACACTTCAGTCTTCCACTAATTGGGATCATACACCACTGCACCCATCTAAGAAGCTGAGTCTTAAGGTTGTACGttgttgaatttaaaaataattcccaaaGGATCAGTGATGTGTTAAATGTTAAACTCTTTTAGAAAAAAGCATATTAACCCTGCCATAACTTTTTGTGTAGATATAAATAGGTAAAATAcaggaacttcaactgagaaaacgaGGTATATCTATTAAGGAAGGGTTTTCAAAGTGTCCAAGAGTAAGTAAAGCGGTCTTTTAAAAGGTGTAGGTGAAGAGTATAGCCCTTTGAAGAATGCTGTGCTCTTTCTGAGGGGAAATTTACTTTGTCCACACAATACAGCTTTCCCTGGGCCATCAAAGATTTTATTAGACTGGCTTGTTGTGCTTAGGACTCATTTTGCTATCTGGATAGTATCTTGAACTTTTTCTGAGACATGACAATATAAGGCCCATTATCCATAAGGCAATTTGACTAGAAGCTTGGATGGGTGCCACAAGGACAGTCAGATCAGAAATACATCCCGGTTTCTCCTTCCAGAGCGAGCATATAAGAACAGAATCttgcccctctgcctcccccagttCCTGTGTGGACTCTTTGGTGAAACTGAGGAAACCCAGTTAGCACAAGATCTAATTAACAAGAGATGCCTGTATGAATCTTACTTTATGTACCCAGAGGGATTTTTTCAAGAAAGTAAAGTACAGTTGTCAAGGAATATCAAGGCAAGTGGCTATCTGGATTAGAGCAGTAAGTTGCCGGGATGTTACTTAGGGGTGTATGAGAGTCGGGGAGATATAGAAGTACTTGAAAGAGGGTGTGGCTTCAGAGTTTATTTAGACGCACTCCAGTCACAACTTCTCTGACGATCAAGGATATTTTCCAGCCTTGATAGGTGAAGGACCACCATTCCAAAAGAAACTCCATGGCTTGctgtagagagagacagagagaagggggaggggacaccACAGGGCCCTTCCATCACCTGTAGTTCCCCAGGTGATTTCAGCTTGAAGCAATCTGTCGGTATACCCTTATTTTTAGATTGTATGTTTATAACTCCTTCTGTACAAGATGGAATGGCCCTGAGAACAGAGCTTTTGGGATTAACTGAATTTAAGTCTTTGGTGCTAGATGATCAGTTTTCAGAAGGGCTTGTATGTGCGATGACTTTATACTTCTAAAAATTTCCATTtgcattatatataaaatattaatctttttttttcttagatccATGTTCACTAGCGGCCTTACAGAAAGTACTCAGAAAGAAGTACGAATCATCGGTGTTGAAGCTGAATCAATGGATTTAGTATTGAATTATGCCTATACCTCTAGAGTTATTCTGACAGAGGCCAATGTTCAAGCCTTGTTCACTACAGCTAGCATCTTCCAAATTCCTTCCATACAGGACCAGTGTGCTAAGTATATGATTAGTCATTTGGATCCACAGAATTCTATTGGAGTCTTTATTTTTGCTGATCATTATGGTCATCAGGAACTTGGAGATCGATCAAAAGAATATATCCGTAAAAAGTTTCTGTGTGTCACCAAAGAACAAGAGTTTCTCCAACTGACAAAAGATCAACTTATAAGCATACTAGATAGTGACGATTTAAATGTAGATCGGGAAGAACATGTTTATGAAAGCATTATAAGGTGGTTTGAACATGAGCAGAGTGAAAGAGAAGTACACCTTCCAGAGATTTTTGCCAAATGTATACGTTTTCCTCTAATGGAAGATACATTTATCGAGAAAATTCCTCCTCAGTTTGCACAGGCCATAGTCAAAAGTTGTGGAGAACCCTCCAACCCCAGTGGCTGTACACAGAGGCTTGGAATGACTGCTTCAGAAATGATCATATGTTTTGATGCTGCCCACAAACACTCAGGAAAGAAGCAAACAGTGCCTTGTCTAGATATCGTCACGGGAAGAGTGTTTAAACTATGCAAACCACCAAATGACCTAAGAGAAGTTGGGATTCTTGTATCACCAGATAATGACATATACATTGCAGGAGGCTACAGGCCAAGCAGCAGTGAGGTGTCCATCGACCATAAAGCAGAAAATGATTTTTGGATGTATGACCATTCCACCAACAGATGGCTTTCCAAGCCGTCCTTGCTTCGGGCCAGAATAGGCTGCAAGCTAGtgtattgctgtggtaaaatgtATGCAATTGGAGGGCGTGTTTACGAAGGTGATGGAAGAAACTCCCTGAAGTCTGTGGAGTGCTATGATAGCAGGGAGAATTGCTGGATGACCGTGTGTGCCATGCCAGTTGCAATGGAGTTTCATAATGCTGTGGAGCACAAAGAGAAAATCTACGTTTTACAGGGTAGGTAGCAAAAGGATTCTTCATCAAAGGGTTGTATGCCAAGGTTGGGTTACTTAATAATGGCAAAGCGGGTAACACTTCCTAGTGGTTGTCACTTCCTAACCATAAACTATGCTAGAACATTTCTCTTAGAAAGTCAAGGtcaagaacatttaaaatgttcaaatatttctAAGTTCCTGAAATAGTTGGTTCTTTGTGTTTGgatctcaaagtatttttaaaagcataataagcaatactttatttcttattcagagcattttcaaataaacaataaaggtTAATCACACCTGGCTATTTTTGCTCTTCAATAATAGAATCAAGAGATGTGGCAGCTACTTACGGAACTTATGAATGAGTTTACTGAAGCTGCACTGTTCATTTACCAAGGAACTTTGTCTTccaagattatttttatatttatgtgcatttgGCTGCATTTATGCACCAGGTGCATGCAGTGTTCACAGAGGCCAAAATAGGgtgttggatcacctggaactgga includes:
- the Kbtbd8 gene encoding kelch repeat and BTB domain-containing protein 8, which translates into the protein MAASADLSKSSPTPNGIPSSDTANDTMDPFHACSILKQLKTMYDEGQLTDIVVEVDHGKTFSCHRNVLAAISPYFRSMFTSGLTESTQKEVRIIGVEAESMDLVLNYAYTSRVILTEANVQALFTTASIFQIPSIQDQCAKYMISHLDPQNSIGVFIFADHYGHQELGDRSKEYIRKKFLCVTKEQEFLQLTKDQLISILDSDDLNVDREEHVYESIIRWFEHEQSEREVHLPEIFAKCIRFPLMEDTFIEKIPPQFAQAIVKSCGEPSNPSGCTQRLGMTASEMIICFDAAHKHSGKKQTVPCLDIVTGRVFKLCKPPNDLREVGILVSPDNDIYIAGGYRPSSSEVSIDHKAENDFWMYDHSTNRWLSKPSLLRARIGCKLVYCCGKMYAIGGRVYEGDGRNSLKSVECYDSRENCWMTVCAMPVAMEFHNAVEHKEKIYVLQGEFFLFYEPQKDYWGFLTPMTVPRIQGLAAVYKDSIYYIAGTCGNHQRVFTVEAYDIELNKWTRKKDFPCDQSINPYLKLVLFQNKLHLFVRATQVTVEEHIFRTSRKNSLYQYDDIADQWMKVYETPDRLWDLGRHFECAVAKLYPQCLQKVL